The following proteins come from a genomic window of Candidatus Cloacimonas sp.:
- a CDS encoding prolyl oligopeptidase family serine peptidase — QFQYEQTQSRIGKTLWDGLDLYIENSPLFHADKIETPVLIMANDADEAVPWYQGIEYFTALRRLGKPAWMLQYNKESHNLGDRVNAKDLSIRLSQFFDHFLKGAPMPVWMKTGVPATLKGIDWGLEIAE, encoded by the coding sequence GTCAGTTCCAGTATGAACAGACTCAAAGCAGAATCGGCAAAACCCTGTGGGATGGTTTGGATCTCTACATAGAGAACTCTCCACTGTTCCACGCAGACAAGATTGAAACTCCTGTTCTGATAATGGCAAACGATGCTGATGAAGCCGTTCCATGGTACCAGGGTATTGAATACTTTACAGCTCTCCGCAGACTTGGTAAGCCGGCATGGATGCTGCAATACAACAAAGAGTCGCATAACCTTGGAGACAGAGTAAATGCAAAAGATTTGAGCATCAGACTCTCACAATTTTTTGACCACTTCCTTAAAGGTGCTCCAATGCCTGTATGGATGAAAACAGGCGTTCCGGCAACACTAAAGGGTATTGACTGGGGCTTGGAAATTGCAGAGTAG